A window of Micrococcus endophyticus contains these coding sequences:
- a CDS encoding DUF5703 family protein → MREQLMSSTLDSIACGQKWEYLVITVSPDESLGDARRRLVEHAEYGRWELQRSVHFRGGARRYWLRRRVVRVASTLSSA, encoded by the coding sequence GTGCGTGAACAGCTGATGTCCTCGACCCTGGACTCGATCGCCTGCGGCCAGAAGTGGGAGTACCTGGTGATCACGGTCTCCCCCGACGAGTCGCTGGGCGACGCCCGCCGCCGGCTCGTGGAGCACGCCGAGTACGGCCGCTGGGAGCTGCAGCGCTCCGTCCACTTCCGCGGCGGGGCCCGGCGCTACTGGCTGCGCCGCCGCGTGGTGCGCGTGGCCTCCACCCTCTCCTCCGCCTGA
- a CDS encoding M20/M25/M40 family metallo-hydrolase, giving the protein MTQNAHDTPVSRPEDRVVEICRDLIRIDTTNRGGNVSVGEPEAAALCARLMEEAGMRPRLFESSPGRVSVVGHLPGWDEDAPGLVVHGHTDVVPAEADEWSVDPFGAELKDGMIWGRGAVDMKGMDAMVLSVLLHLARTGRRPRRPLTVAFFADEEAGGVYGARWLVEHHPELFDGCTEAISEVGGFSTEVHGSRAYLVQTAEKGIAWLNLRAEGAPGHGSAPHPDNAVTRLAGAMTRIGGHEWPLVYTKTTRALLEQVAEIMGVDFDEQDPTPQLDALGQARSWVAGTLRTSSNPTGMTSGYKHNVIPSTATGTVDARLLPGEEEAALATIAELAGPDVTIEPEHRDVALETPFSGDLVELMVASLQAEDPGAEVLPFMLGGGTDNKSLARLGITGYGFAPMRLPADLAFTSLFHGIDERVPVDALEFGCRVLERMLEPR; this is encoded by the coding sequence ATGACCCAGAACGCTCATGACACCCCCGTCTCCCGCCCCGAGGACCGCGTCGTGGAGATCTGCCGCGACCTCATCCGCATCGACACCACCAACCGTGGGGGCAACGTCTCCGTGGGAGAGCCGGAGGCCGCCGCCCTTTGCGCCCGGCTCATGGAGGAGGCCGGGATGAGGCCCCGCCTCTTCGAGTCCTCGCCCGGGCGCGTGTCCGTCGTCGGGCACCTGCCCGGCTGGGACGAGGACGCGCCGGGGCTCGTGGTGCACGGCCACACGGACGTGGTGCCGGCCGAGGCAGACGAGTGGAGCGTGGACCCGTTCGGCGCCGAGCTCAAGGACGGCATGATCTGGGGCCGCGGCGCCGTGGACATGAAGGGCATGGACGCGATGGTGCTCTCCGTCCTGCTTCACCTGGCCCGCACGGGCCGGCGACCCCGGCGCCCGCTCACCGTGGCGTTCTTCGCGGACGAGGAGGCCGGCGGCGTCTACGGGGCGCGCTGGCTCGTGGAGCACCACCCCGAGCTGTTCGACGGCTGCACCGAGGCGATCTCCGAGGTCGGCGGCTTCTCCACCGAGGTGCACGGCTCGCGCGCCTACCTCGTGCAGACCGCGGAGAAGGGCATCGCCTGGCTGAACCTGCGCGCCGAGGGCGCCCCCGGCCACGGCTCCGCGCCCCACCCGGACAATGCGGTGACGCGCCTGGCCGGGGCCATGACCCGCATCGGCGGCCACGAGTGGCCCCTGGTCTACACGAAGACCACGCGGGCGCTGCTCGAGCAGGTCGCCGAGATCATGGGCGTCGACTTCGACGAGCAGGACCCGACGCCGCAGCTCGACGCGCTCGGCCAGGCCCGCTCGTGGGTGGCCGGCACGCTGCGCACCTCCTCGAACCCCACCGGGATGACCTCGGGGTACAAGCACAACGTGATCCCCTCCACCGCGACCGGCACCGTGGACGCGCGCCTGCTGCCCGGCGAGGAGGAGGCCGCCCTGGCCACGATCGCCGAGCTCGCCGGTCCGGACGTGACCATCGAGCCCGAGCACCGCGACGTCGCCCTGGAGACGCCGTTCTCCGGCGACCTCGTGGAGCTCATGGTCGCCTCCCTGCAGGCCGAGGACCCGGGCGCCGAGGTGCTGCCGTTCATGCTCGGCGGCGGCACGGACAACAAGTCGCTGGCCCGCCTCGGCATCACCGGCTACGGCTTCGCGCCCATGCGCCTGCCCGCCGACCTGGCGTTCACCTCGCTGTTCCACGGCATCGACGAGCGCGTGCCCGTGGACGCCCTCGAGTTCGGCTGCCGCGTGCTCGAGCGGATGCTCGAGCCCCGCTGA